The following proteins are co-located in the Chaetodon auriga isolate fChaAug3 chromosome 23, fChaAug3.hap1, whole genome shotgun sequence genome:
- the LOC143315640 gene encoding LOW QUALITY PROTEIN: uncharacterized protein LOC143315640 (The sequence of the model RefSeq protein was modified relative to this genomic sequence to represent the inferred CDS: inserted 2 bases in 1 codon; substituted 1 base at 1 genomic stop codon), with protein MNRCEDREEGVRPSKTSLCGDDDGQTEAQRPEQQDPPDSAGPGPGPGPSCVSFRSDKSRDHLLDFKQQHVSDRQIYGRPASAGPGHGSDSGYGPSCVSLKSERSMGRLINFKEDRPAHQESSEVPSGQSAQQHQTHLDSIFMLLEENIVSFVRNELKKIKTVLSPDYTECFESQGEDEDDDAEQRRSSRAAFLKITQHFLRRMKEEELAERLQSKYLASVCPCKLKSNLKKKFQCVFEGIATAGKRTLLNQIYTQLFITEGGTGQVNDEHEVRQIETASRKPHGPETTIRQEDIFKPSPGRDEPIRTVMTKGVAGIGKTVLTQKFTLDWAADKAHQDIQFMFPFTFRELNVLREKKFSLMELVHHFFPETKEAGICRFEEFRVLLIFDGLDECRLPLDFHNNEILTDVTKSTSVDVLLTNLIRRKLLPSARLWITTRPAAANQIPPECVDMVTEVRGFNDELKEEYFRKRFRDTKQANRIISHIKTSRSLHIMCHIPVFCWITATVLEDVMKTREEGELPKTLTEMYIHFLVVQSKVKNMKYDGGAELDPQWTPESRKMIESLGKLAFEQLQKGNLIFYESDLTECGIDIRAASVYSGVFTQIFKEERGLYQDKVFCFVHLSVQEFLAALHVHLTFIKSGVNLLSEEQTTSRRSKVFRDREPELTQLHQSAVDKALQSPNGHLDLFLRFLLGLSLQTNQTLLQGLLTQTGSGSKTSQVTVEYIKKKIEETPSAERSINLFHCLNELNDRSLVDQIQQSLSSGSLSTDELSPAQWSALVFILLSSEKDLDVFDLKKFSASEEALLRLLPVVKTSNKALLSGCNLSERSCEVLSSVLRSQSSSLRELDLSDNNLQDSGVKLLSAGLESPHCALETLRLSGCNLSERSCEVLSSVLKSQSSSLRELDLSHNYLQDSGVKLLSAGLESPHCPLETLRLSACLITEEGCASLASALRSNPSHLRELDLSYNHPGDSGVKLLSAGLEDPHCRLDTLRVEPAGVRWLRPGLRKYSCELKLDTNTVNRNIKLSDNNRTMXHVEEDQSYLDHPDRFDWWPQLLCGTGLTGRCYWEVEYRGRVDVSVSYRRISRKGNSEECVFGGNDQSWSLFCSGGGRCSVRHNRRTISSSSSSSSSSSSISHRVGVYVDCPAGTLSFYRVSSDSLIHLHTFNTTFTEPLYPGFGLWSWSGSSVSLCPLXEGESPPVRETLLNRSVESVQDLSHISLSGY; from the exons atgaatcggtgtgaggacagagaggagggagtccgtccctctaaaaccagtctgtgtggggacgatgacggccagaccgaagctcagag gccagagcagcaggacccaccagactctgctggacctggacctggacctggacccagctgtgtgtccttcaggagtgaCAAGTCAAGGGATCACCTGCTTgactttaaacagcaacatgtctctgacagaca gatctatgggagaccagcctctgctggacctggacatGGATCTGACTCCGGAtatggacccagctgtgtgtccttgaagagtgaacggTCGATGGGTCGCCTCATTAATTTTAAAGaagatcgacc agcccaccaggagagctcagaggttcccagtggtcagtctgcccagcagcatcaaactcacctggactccatatttatg ctgctggaggagaacattgtctcttttgtgaggaacgagctgaagaagatcaagacggttctgagtccagatTACACAGAATGCTTcgagagtcagggggaggatgaggatgatgatgcagagcagaggaggagcagcagagcggcatttctgaagatcacacagcacttcctgaggagaatgaaggaggaggagctggctgagcgtctgcagagca aataTCTTGCTTCAGTTTGTCCCTGTAAACTGAAATCTAACCTGAAgaagaagttccagtgtgtgtttgaggggatcgctacAGCCggaaagcggaccctcctgaatcagatctacacacagctcttcatcacagagggagggactggacaggtcaatgatgaacatgaggtcagacagattgaaacagcatccaggaaaccgcacggaccagaaaccacaatcagacaagaagacatctttaaaccctcacctggacgagatgaaccaatcagaacagtgatgacaaagggagtggctggcattgggaagacggtcttaacacagaagttcactctggactgggctgcagacaaagcccaccaggacatacagttcatgtttccgttcactttcagagagctgaatgtgctgagagagaaaaagttcagcttgatggaacttgttcatcacttttttcctgaaaccaaagaagcaggaatctgcaggtttgaagagttcagggttttgctCATctttgacggtctggatgagtgtcgacttcctctggacttccacaacaatgagatcctgactgatgttacaaagtccacctcagtggatgtgctgctgacaaacctcatcaggaggaaactgcttccctctgctcgcctctggataaccacacgacctgcagcagccaatcagatccctcctgagtgtgttgacatggtgacagaggtcagagggttcaatgatgaactgaaggaggagtacttcaggaagaggttcagagacacgaagcaggccaacagaatcatctcccacatcaagacatcacgaagcctccacatcatgtgccacatcccggtcttctgctggatcactgctacagttctggaggatgtgatgaagaccagagaggagggagagttgcccaagaccctgactgagatgtacatccacttcctggtggttcagtccaaagtgaagaacatgaagtatgatggaggagctgagttagatcctcagtggactccagagagcaggaagatgattgagtctctgggaaaactggcttttgagcagctgcagaaaggaaacctgatcttctacgaatcagacctgacagagtgtggcatcgatatcagagcagcctcagtgtactcaggagtgttcacacagatctttaaagaggagagaggactgtaccaggacaaggtgttctgcttcgtccatctgagtgttcaggagtttctggctgctcttcatgtccatctgaccttcatcaaatctggagtcaatctgctgtcagaagaacaaacaacctCCCGGCGGTCTAAAGTATTTAGAGACAGAGAACCTGAACTAACACAGCTTcaccagagtgctgtggacaaggccttacagagtccaaatggacacctggacttgttcctccgattcctcctgggtctttcactgcagaccaatcagactctcctacaaggcctgctgacacagacaggaagtggctcaaaaaccagTCAGGTAACAGTtgagtacatcaagaagaagattgaagagacaccttctgcagagcgaagtatcaatctgttccactgtctgaatgaactgaatgatcgttctctggtggatcagatccaacagtccttgagttcaggaagtctctccacagatgaactgtctcctgctcagtggtcagctctggtcttcatcttactgtcatcagaaaaagatctggacgtgtttgacctgaagaaattctctgcttcagaggaggctcttctgaggctgctgccagtggtcaaaacctccaacaaagctct actgagtggctgtaacctctcagagagaagctgtgaagttctgtcctcagtcctcagatcccagtcctccagtctgagagagctggacctgagtgacaacaacctgcaggattcaggagtgaagctgctgtctgctggactggagagtccacactgtgcactggaaactctcag actcagtggctgtaacctctcagagagaagctgtgaagttctgtcctcagtcctcaaatcccagtcctccagtctgagagagctggacctgagtcacaactacctgcaggattcaggagtgaagctgctgtctgctggactggagagtccacactgtccactggaaactctcag gctgtcagcatgtctgatcacagaggaaggctgtgcttctctggcctcagctctgagatccaacccctcccatctgagagagctggacctgagctacaatcatccaggagactcaggagtgaagctgctgtctgctggactggaggatcctcactgcaggctggacactctcag ggtggagcctgctggagtccgatggttgagaccaggtctgaggaagt attcctgtgaactcaaactggacacaaacacagtgaacagaaacatcaaactgtctgacaacaacaggacgat acacgtggaggaggatcagtcatatcttgatcatccagacaggtttgactggtggcctcagctgctgtgtggaactggtctcactggtcgctgttactgggaggttgAGTATAGAGGAAGAGttgatgtatcagtgagttacagaagaatcagcaggaaaggaaacagtgaagagtgtgtgtttggagggaatgatcagtcctggagtctATTCTGCTCTGGTGGTGGTCGTTGCTCTGTCCGTCACAATAGGAGAACaatatcctcctcctcctcctcctcctcctcctcctcctccatctctcacagagtaggagtgtatgtagactgtcctgctggcactctgtccttctacagagtctcctctgactcactgatccacctccacaccttcaacaccacattcactgaacctctttatcctggctttgggctctggtcctggtctggttcctcagtgtctctgtgtcctctgtaggagggagagtctcctcctgttagagaaacactgctgaacagatcagttgagtctgtgcaggatctcagtcacatcagtctttcaggttattag